A window of the Zeugodacus cucurbitae isolate PBARC_wt_2022May chromosome 2, idZeuCucr1.2, whole genome shotgun sequence genome harbors these coding sequences:
- the LOC128922741 gene encoding uncharacterized protein LOC128922741, with product MTTINCPLCIESHLLRWCPKFRQMSPEIRLRTTLIYRYCSNCLASNHSKAECDSVIRCKHCGSPHHTMLHGISSDAEELDEDVVDLTWAQQVELEASEMEEETIATADSIPSQPCQPTSSVMQPRESSDQRCLSRIPHAQDRARLDSSRRLRRAGNFYSDWRHDNDRLRLDSSQRHYPDPRPKIRCLRGARRQADARRIIKDRHATLPWQQKIALSPTALIKIRTATRFITVRAMTLGYVISGVV from the coding sequence atgacGACCATCAATTGCCCTTTATGCATAGAAAGTCACCTTCTTCGCTGGTGCCCAAAATTTCGCCAGATGTCCCCAGAAATTAGGCTGAGGACAACCTTAATATACCGCTACTGCAGCAACTGCCTTGCCTCGAACCACTCAAAGGCTGAGTGCGACAGTGTAATACGCTGTAAACATTGCGGCAGCCCTCACCATACAATGCTCCATGGCATTAGTTCAGATGCTGAAGAACTAGACGAGGATGTCGTAGACTTAACATGGGCACAACAAGTCGAGCTAGAGGCATCGGAAATGGAAGAGGAAACCATCGCTACGGCGGATTCGATACCTTCTCAACCATGTCAACCGACGTCATCAGTCATGCAACCAAGGGAAAGCTCTGATCAACGATGCCTCTCCCGCATACCACACGCCCAGGATCGAGccagactcgattcgtctcgcCGACTTCGGCGTGCTGGTAACTTCTATTCGGATTGGCGGCATGATAACGATCGACTGagactcgattcgtctcagCGACATTACCCGGACCCCCGTCCGAAGATAAGGTGTTTACGAGGTGCTCGACGTCAAGCAGACGCACGCCGTATCATCAAGGATAGGCACGCAACACTACCTTGGCAGCAAAAAATAGCGCTTTCACCGACCGCCTTAATCAAGATACGCACTGCAACCAGGTTTATCACAGTGCGAGCCATGACGCTGGGATATGTAATATCCGGCGTCGTATAA